A window of Pullulanibacillus sp. KACC 23026 genomic DNA:
ACAAGGCATTTTTGTTTACTTAATTAAGGAAAATAACAACTTCCCTACGGCCCACAAGCTTCCTCGGAAAGTTGGCATGATGCAAGTCTTGAACTTCAAGCAGATACTCGCCAGGAATTGGCGACAAGCCAAGTTTTTCTAAAGAGGCGAAAGTTGAAAAAGTGAATCCATTAATAAACCCGCCAAAAAGGACTTTTTTCTTAAATGAGTGGTGTTCACTTTCATTAAGGTGACCCAGCTCTCGTTTTAACATGCTTTTATATATGTAACAATTCATTAGGACATGCTGCGGAATTGGGACAAAAAGAACTGTTGTCAATCGAATAGTTATATTAATAGGTAAATCGGTTAACCGTTTCCAAGAAGCACGGGAAACCCAAATGAATTAGCCAGCAGATGCCCTAGGTTGGCGATTGGCAAGTGAATCGGTTTCCGCTTGAAGGAGGTATGAGAATGAGTCTTACCATGAATACACGTAAAATTAAAATCTTTTTAATAGATGATCATCGGCTTTTCAGAGAAGGTGTGCGTCGAATCCTAGAGATGGAACCTAACTTTCAGGTGGTCGCTGAAGCGGATGATGGGTTAGAAATGAGTAAAATTGTTGAAACAGAAGATCCAGATGTTCTCATTATGGATATAAATACATCAGGTTCAGATGGACTCGAGACCATTCGTCGCTTACTGTTAGACTACCCGGATGTTAAAATTCTCATCTTATCCATCCGTGATGAAGAGTCATATGTGACACATGCGTTGAGGTTGGGAGCTTCAGGTTATTTGCTGAAGGAAATGAATGCGGATTCGCTCATTGATGCCGTGCGTGTTGTAGCCGGTGGCGGGGCTTATATTCATCCGAAAGTGACACATACTCTTATTAATGACTATCGGAGACTTGCCAAAACTCAAGAATCTCAATCTGTCTTGCGAAATGTTGAGTACCGAAAACCGCTCCATATTCTAACGAGACGGGAATGTGAAGTGCTTCAGCTTATGACAGATGGCCGAAATAATCGCAGTATCGGTGAGGACCTGTATATAAGTGAGAAGACGGTGAAAAACCATGTCAGCAACATTCTGACTAAAATGAATGTGGAGGACCGCACACAAGCGGTTGTTGAGGCAATAAAAAAGGGATGGGTCCAAGTTCGTTAAAGTTAAAGGCAAAAAAGGATTCTCCTGGATGAATAGCGAATAGGTATGTAGAGCAACAAAGCCCGGGTGAGAGACTTACTGCAGGGTCAGCTATTTTGTTTAGGGTACACTAATAAAAAAGTGTTAAAGTGAGGTTTGGCTGTGTCTAAGATTGCTTTAGTAACAGATAGTACGTCTTATTTACCTGATGATTTTGTAAAGGAAAATGATGTTCGAATTATTCCTCTCAGTGTTATTTTCGGTTCAGAGGTTTATAAAGAAGGCATTGAGCTGGATGCTAGCGCCTTTTATAAAAAATTGAAAGACGTCCAGGAGCTTCCGACCACCTCCCAGCCGCCAGCAGGCGAATTTGTTTCTGTATATGAACAGTTGGAGAAGGAAGGCTATGATGAAGCGATTGTCATTTGCTTATCCAGCGGCCTTAGCGGAACGTTTAACACGGCCAAAGCAGCTGCTGAAATGGTCGAGAAGATTAAGGTTCATGTGTTTGATTCTGAAATTGCCGCACTAGCAGAAGGATTTTATGTGATTGAAGCGGCCAAAATGATTAAAGAAGGCGCCACATCGGAAGCCATTCTCCAACGCTTAACAACCATCCGAGATGAACACGGCATGAATGTCTATTTGGTTGTTGATGATTTAACGAATCTGCAT
This region includes:
- a CDS encoding DegV family protein, giving the protein MSKIALVTDSTSYLPDDFVKENDVRIIPLSVIFGSEVYKEGIELDASAFYKKLKDVQELPTTSQPPAGEFVSVYEQLEKEGYDEAIVICLSSGLSGTFNTAKAAAEMVEKIKVHVFDSEIAALAEGFYVIEAAKMIKEGATSEAILQRLTTIRDEHGMNVYLVVDDLTNLHRGGRMTGAQALLGSLLQIKPILTFKDKKIGLFEKVRTKKKALARMLELFSEDAKTGAPIRASIITAEREEEAQAMIKDLAATYPNIEIDTGYLGAVVGTHGGEGLIGLVWYRK
- a CDS encoding response regulator transcription factor, which encodes MSLTMNTRKIKIFLIDDHRLFREGVRRILEMEPNFQVVAEADDGLEMSKIVETEDPDVLIMDINTSGSDGLETIRRLLLDYPDVKILILSIRDEESYVTHALRLGASGYLLKEMNADSLIDAVRVVAGGGAYIHPKVTHTLINDYRRLAKTQESQSVLRNVEYRKPLHILTRRECEVLQLMTDGRNNRSIGEDLYISEKTVKNHVSNILTKMNVEDRTQAVVEAIKKGWVQVR